The Rudaeicoccus suwonensis sequence GGCCGCCATCCCGATGCCGGCGGCGACACTCCCGACGCCGAGCAGCGCCTGGACGAGCCCGGCGATGCTCTCGTCACCGGCGGCCTTCGCCACGACGGTCGTGCCGGTCTGCACCGAGCCGAAGACGGTGCCGATGATGAGCTGCGCGACGCCGAGGATCAGCAGCGCAGGTGTCAGCAGGCGGCCTGCGCCTGCGACACGGGTGTGCCGGGAGGGCCGCCCACCCGCCGTCGGATGAATGGCGAACCAGCTGCCGAAGATGCCGAGAAGCACTGCGGCACAGACCAATCCGATGCCGGGATCGGCGATCGCCCCGATGGTCCCCACGAGCGCCGGGCCCAGCACGAAGGACGCCTCGTCGGCCGAGCCTTCGTAGGAGAAGGCGGTGTCGATCAGGCGGGCGCTACCCGCGTGACTGCTGCGTGAGTTGATGATCGGACGCCACCGGACCCGTGCCAGCGGCCCCGCCTGCGGCATGAAGAAGCCCGCGGCAGCGGACGCGACAGCCGCCCATGCCCAGGGGAGGTGCGTCTCGGCGGCGACGACCAGCGCGATGAGTCCGGCCGCGCTCAGCAACGACTGCGCGAGGACAACCGGCCGCTGCCCGAAACGGTCGGACAGTCCGCCGAACAAGGGCGCACCGATGGCATTGGCCACCGCGAGCGCCCCAGCACACGCACCGCCCGCGCCGAAGCTGCCGGTTGTGTGGGCGACGAGCAGCAACGCACCCATCTGACTCATCGCGAGGGGCAGGCGGGCGAGGAAGGCCACGACGACATACGTCGGGCCGGTGAGGCCGAACAGGTGACGGTATCGGGCGACGGGAGACACGGGTTATTCGCTTTCCGGGACGATGCGGACGGTGCGTGACTTCCCACCACCAGTCACGCCAGACCCTGTGCTCGGGCCCAATTCTACCCGGGTTTTCGCTCAGTCCGTTCCGTATGCCGCGAGCGACTCCTGTGCGGTGCGGAGTGCGGCAGCGCGGTCGGCTGCGACCAGCCCCACTCGAGTACGTCGATCGAGCAGGTCATCGACGTCGAGTGCGCCCTCATGGCTCAGGGCGAAGTCGAATTCGGCTGGAATTGTTGGAACTTCGTCGCTGATCATGGCCAGTCGCCCGGGATCTGTCAGCAGCAGCGGGGCTTCTGCGCCATACCGTCGGATCAGGCGCGACGGCGCATCGATACGTGCGAGCTCGTCGCGCGACGCGGCGCCGACGAGCGGTGTCCGAGCGGTGATGCACGGGCCGCCGCCGAGGTGGCGCTCGCGGACCACACGGTCGACGGCGTCCTGCGCCATACGGCGGTAGGTCGTCAGCTTGCCGCCGACCACCGTGACCATGCCGTCCGGTGCGACCAGCACCGCGTGCTCGCGGGACAGGTCCGCGGTCGCGCCGTCGGCTTCGATCAGCGGGCGCAGACCGGCATACGCGCCGATCACATCGTCGGTGGTGATCGCGCGGTCGAGGACGGCGTTGACGGTGGCGAGCAGGAAGTCGACCTCGCCTTGGGTCGGTGTCGGCTCGTCCGGCACGGGTCCGTCGACTGCCTCGTCGGTCAGACCGATGTAGGTGCGTCCGTCAAGTTGGGGCAGAGTGAAGACGAAGCGTCCGAAATGACCCGGAACAGGAGCATTCACAACGCAATTCGCGGCTCCCACAGCTTCGGAGCGAACGACCAGGTGGGTTCCCCGTGAGGGCCGCAGCGAGATGCCCGGTGCCAGTTGATCCGCCCACACACCGGTTGCGTTGATCACTGCGCGGGCCCTGATGTCGTATGCCGAGCCGGTGAGCTCGTCGCGGACGCGCGCACCGTCGCCGGTCGCCTCGAGGGCGCGCGTCCGGGTGAGCACCCGTGCCCCGTGCGCCGCGGAGGTCCGGGCTACGGCGACCACCAGCCGTGCGTCGTCGGTGAGCTGAGAGTCCCAGCCGAGCGTCGCGCCGCGCAGGCCGGACCGTCGCAGGCCGGGAGCGTGAATCATCGCCTCACTCATGCCGATTCGCCGAGGTCGCGGGAGCAACGAGCCGGGTGTGTGCGCGACCCGGCGCAACAG is a genomic window containing:
- a CDS encoding MFS transporter, giving the protein MSPVARYRHLFGLTGPTYVVVAFLARLPLAMSQMGALLLVAHTTGSFGAGGACAGALAVANAIGAPLFGGLSDRFGQRPVVLAQSLLSAAGLIALVVAAETHLPWAWAAVASAAAGFFMPQAGPLARVRWRPIINSRSSHAGSARLIDTAFSYEGSADEASFVLGPALVGTIGAIADPGIGLVCAAVLLGIFGSWFAIHPTAGGRPSRHTRVAGAGRLLTPALLILGVAQLIIGTVFGSVQTGTTVVAKAAGDESIAGLVQALLGVGSVAAGIGMAAVPARITYVTRWRATAGGLLVLAAPLLLVRSLETLAPTLVVLGCCVAPYMITTFTLGEQLTPPGRTGAAMTFLAATTGLGYALGAAVAGHLADIGGETPAFAVTVTAGALACLLAVTMGGRLRAAHAAVTVAPTTPTTPAAQERSASAS
- a CDS encoding glycerol-3-phosphate dehydrogenase/oxidase, which produces MTGDSRLNRQRRERELAEVTDGRVVDLLVIGLGITGAGVALDAATRGLSVVAIDAHDLAFGTSRWSSKLAHGGLRYLAKGRVGIAHESAVERGVLMTRTAPHLTRAVPWLVPDFVDDPRHAGALTYAGFVGGDLLRRVAHTPGSLLPRPRRIGMSEAMIHAPGLRRSGLRGATLGWDSQLTDDARLVVAVARTSAAHGARVLTRTRALEATGDGARVRDELTGSAYDIRARAVINATGVWADQLAPGISLRPSRGTHLVVRSEAVGAANCVVNAPVPGHFGRFVFTLPQLDGRTYIGLTDEAVDGPVPDEPTPTQGEVDFLLATVNAVLDRAITTDDVIGAYAGLRPLIEADGATADLSREHAVLVAPDGMVTVVGGKLTTYRRMAQDAVDRVVRERHLGGGPCITARTPLVGAASRDELARIDAPSRLIRRYGAEAPLLLTDPGRLAMISDEVPTIPAEFDFALSHEGALDVDDLLDRRTRVGLVAADRAAALRTAQESLAAYGTD